Proteins from a single region of Caloramator sp. E03:
- a CDS encoding DUF72 domain-containing protein gives MIYVGTSGYSYDDWKGEFYPEDINDSNMLEFYSRHFSFTEINSTYYKMPNYFMFKSLNEKTPDEFKFSVKAYKGFTHDRNLGKDDAIKFIEALKPIKSSGKLSCIIFQFPYSFHNTSDNAEYIKRVREYFNGEEILCEFRNSNWVKIEVMEFLKEHSIGWVCVDEPDIKGLIKPIVAVTSNIGYIRFHGRNAKKWYNHEVAYERYDYMYSEKELLEWISKIKFIEKHSCETFVAFNNHFKAKGAKNASMLKRLMQN, from the coding sequence GTGATATATGTTGGAACATCAGGATATAGCTATGATGATTGGAAAGGTGAATTTTACCCTGAAGATATTAATGATTCTAATATGCTTGAATTTTATTCAAGGCATTTTTCCTTTACTGAGATTAATTCAACATATTATAAAATGCCGAACTATTTTATGTTTAAAAGCCTAAATGAAAAGACACCTGATGAGTTTAAGTTTTCCGTAAAAGCCTATAAAGGTTTTACCCATGATAGGAATTTAGGAAAGGATGATGCAATAAAATTTATTGAAGCACTAAAACCAATAAAGAGTAGTGGAAAGCTTTCCTGTATTATTTTCCAATTTCCATATTCTTTTCACAATACAAGTGATAATGCTGAGTATATTAAAAGGGTAAGAGAATATTTTAATGGAGAAGAGATTCTTTGTGAGTTTAGAAATTCTAATTGGGTAAAAATAGAGGTTATGGAATTTTTAAAAGAGCATTCTATAGGCTGGGTATGTGTTGATGAGCCAGATATTAAAGGCCTTATAAAGCCTATAGTCGCAGTAACTTCAAATATAGGTTATATAAGGTTCCACGGGAGAAACGCTAAAAAATGGTATAACCATGAAGTTGCCTATGAAAGGTATGACTATATGTATTCAGAAAAGGAACTTTTAGAGTGGATATCAAAAATTAAATTTATTGAAAAACACAGCTGTGAAACTTTTGTTGCTTTTAATAATCATTTTA
- a CDS encoding Eco57I restriction-modification methylase domain-containing protein: MLEEFKKDVQNLYHDIINSNNVDIKSFKSKWNVETFIADVYQSLCKKELRKETGSFYTPIEIVEFMVDKALDEIDINKNLNFKVLDPSCGGGYFLILFYEKLKERMKSLGIEKAEDYIINNNIFGCDIDEYAVMITFIELYERSGTLPLNIVLGDFLTSESQKFDIVIGNPPYMGHKILTGEYRNKLYNLYGEVFSDKADLSYCFIKKSIDILNERGRLIFITSRYMLEALNAEGIRNYIKTNVQIKSIVDFYGVRLIKGAGVDNIIIDFIKDREKKNIEYFRLLENAKGKGKKVFEDINKGEDNFVKHIRVDMESLENKGWVFLSNEERTILNKIKGVYLSDLCESFQGIITGCDKAFVLEKDMAINIKIEENLLKPWIKGSNIEKFKVIPSNQVIIYSNLIDDEKKYEKAINYIKRLKPSLENRRECKKGLRKYYELQWGRNQDVFEGQKIVFPYKASSNRFAIDTGSYFSADVYILKIRSMFLKNTSYEYICGVLNSRIYEFYIKSMAKKLGDNMYEYYPNKIMRIKIPEYIKEVEEEVKNVKEDTINRIDMILCRFFNITSEEYEIIRSWCL, translated from the coding sequence ATGCTTGAAGAATTTAAAAAAGATGTGCAAAACTTATATCATGATATAATAAACTCAAATAATGTTGATATAAAAAGTTTTAAGTCAAAATGGAATGTTGAAACCTTTATTGCAGACGTATATCAAAGCCTCTGTAAAAAGGAGCTTAGAAAAGAAACAGGAAGTTTTTATACTCCTATTGAAATAGTCGAGTTTATGGTGGATAAAGCTCTTGATGAAATTGATATAAATAAAAATTTGAATTTTAAAGTATTGGATCCTTCCTGTGGAGGAGGATATTTTTTAATACTTTTTTATGAAAAGCTTAAAGAGAGGATGAAAAGCTTAGGAATTGAGAAAGCAGAAGATTATATAATTAACAATAATATTTTCGGATGTGATATTGATGAATATGCTGTTATGATAACGTTTATTGAACTATATGAAAGGAGCGGCACTTTGCCTTTAAATATAGTTTTAGGTGATTTTTTAACTTCAGAATCCCAAAAATTTGATATAGTTATAGGAAATCCTCCTTATATGGGGCATAAAATTTTAACGGGAGAATATAGAAACAAGCTTTATAATTTATATGGTGAAGTATTTTCAGATAAAGCAGATTTATCCTACTGCTTTATAAAAAAGTCTATAGATATATTAAATGAAAGAGGAAGGCTTATTTTTATAACTTCAAGGTATATGCTTGAGGCATTAAATGCAGAAGGTATAAGAAACTATATAAAAACAAATGTCCAAATAAAAAGTATTGTTGATTTTTATGGTGTAAGGCTTATAAAAGGAGCTGGAGTTGATAACATAATAATAGATTTTATAAAAGATAGGGAAAAGAAAAATATTGAATATTTTAGGCTTTTGGAAAATGCAAAGGGAAAGGGCAAAAAAGTATTTGAAGATATTAATAAAGGAGAAGATAATTTTGTAAAACATATAAGGGTTGACATGGAAAGCCTTGAAAATAAGGGCTGGGTTTTTTTAAGCAACGAAGAAAGGACTATTTTAAATAAAATAAAGGGAGTATATCTGTCAGACCTATGTGAAAGTTTTCAAGGGATTATAACTGGCTGTGATAAAGCTTTTGTACTTGAAAAGGATATGGCAATTAACATTAAAATAGAAGAAAACTTATTAAAGCCTTGGATTAAAGGTTCGAATATTGAAAAGTTTAAAGTTATACCTTCAAATCAAGTTATTATATATTCTAATTTAATAGATGATGAAAAAAAATACGAAAAAGCAATAAATTATATAAAAAGGTTAAAACCATCCCTTGAAAATAGAAGAGAGTGCAAAAAAGGACTAAGAAAGTACTATGAACTTCAATGGGGAAGAAATCAAGATGTATTTGAAGGTCAGAAAATAGTATTCCCTTATAAAGCCTCTTCAAATCGATTTGCTATAGATACAGGAAGTTATTTTAGTGCAGATGTTTATATACTTAAAATAAGGAGTATGTTTTTAAAAAATACTTCTTATGAGTATATTTGTGGGGTTTTAAATAGCAGAATATATGAGTTTTATATAAAGTCAATGGCAAAAAAGCTTGGGGACAATATGTATGAGTATTATCCAAATAAGATAATGAGGATTAAAATTCCTGAATATATAAAAGAGGTAGAAGAAGAGGTAAAGAATGTGAAGGAGGATACTATAAATAGAATTGATATGATTTTATGCAGATTTTTTAATATAACTTCAGAGGAATATGAGATAATAAGGAGCTGGTGTTTGTGA